The sequence GGCCATGAGGTCGATCTCACGCTGCCAGCGCTTCCAATCCCACCAAGCAGCGGAATAACCCAGCGTGCAATAGTTGAAATAGACGCGGCGCTCGAGCGGGCAGGTGACGGTGACGGGCTCGCCGACCTTCGGCAGCGGATGGGGAAGAGCGAGCTGGTCGCCACACCATGAAAGGTGGCAGTTGGCGCGGTTCTTGAGATACCAGTTGAAACCGGAAGCTACAGAAACACCGTTGTTACCCTTGATCAGGATCTTGCCGTCATCGGTATCGGAAATCGAAAAGGTGTCCTTGCCATCGTGCATTGGGAGCGAAGTGTCCACCTGAAAGCTTTCGGCCACCTGGGGAGTGATGCGTTCGATCAGGCCATGAGCTTCCAAGTCCGCTGGGGTGGAATCCTTCGCTGTAGAGGGAAGAGTCAGACAGATCGATGCGATGATGGATAAGCGGAGATTCATGGCGCTGCCTGAGAGTAAGAGTGGAGGGGTGGATGCAAGGTGGCTGGTGGGAAGAGGTCGCGGAACTCGGATGCGGATAGTCACCGGCAGTGGCGGGGCCATTAACTCGACGACCTCTTCCTTATCGTACTCGACCAGCCTGCCGTGCCAGAGGATGTCCGAGGTCCGGATTTAGCGGACGGCTTTGACGCTGACGTTGTCGATCACGGGGTCGGCCCGGAAAGACGAGGCGCTGGTTTCGGTGAAGACGAGGGTGGTGTTGGCGGAAGCTGCCTTGAAGCGGAAGGCGGCGGGAGCGTTGTAGCCATTGCCTTCGCTTGGTTGGCGCTGCTCCGTATGCTCGGAAATGACAGCGCCGCCAGGACCCGTTCCATTGTGGACGGAAGCAGTGATCGCGACCGGATTTTCACTGAAGAAAATGCCGCCCATCTCGAAGCCTACTTCGTATTCGAGGCCGGGCTGGGTGGTGAAAGTTTGGTAAATGCGGACCAGATTCGGGTTCGGGGTACCATGGCCGCCCACATTGAAGGCCACCTGCTTGTCCGCGGTGGACGAGAGGATGGTGATGCGTTTCGTTCCATATCCCGGCTCTCCTTCCGAGTTGGCGCGGACCACCGCGATCCTGCGACCGAAGCGCCAGCCCGGCAGATTGGATGGGGTGGCTTCGACTCCGAAGCTCGAGTCAGGAGGGGTTTCCCCGGACTCAAAACCGCCATTGACGATGAGCCCATCGGAGGCTGACTCAGGCAGACGGACAAGGAAATCCCACGGACGGCTCCGGGTCGACACGAGCTTGCCTGCCGGATCTGAAACGCGGGCATCTCCAGCGACGAGATCCTCCTCGTGATCGTTTGCCTTCAGGTTTTTCGCGCGGACCCGTCCTTTGAAGACATGGACCTGGTCAGGGATGTCTGGTTCGGAAACGACCCCGAATTCGGTCCCGAAGTCGGTCACCTCGAGCCCCGGAGTCACCACCTTGAAGCCTTGGGTGGTTTCGTCGATCCGGAACCATCCCGTACCACGTTGGAGCTGCAGGATGTCGCGGGACGGAACATGGAAGCTGGCGGGAGCAAGGATGAGCGCGTGCGA comes from Luteolibacter sp. LG18 and encodes:
- a CDS encoding DUF642 domain-containing protein; translation: MNPAELERAIQEVFDGTAGEETGHALAGMLKSDPAARELYYQHAELQQALTTRFSQGTAAETATVLTNSRLRLQNRRRGIVAILSAAAVLMLSAVVLRLILTKAPERLYSFETAAGSLVSITGSRPHAKSNELTVGSTVQLDQGSIELTFGHGSHALILAPASFHVPSRDILQLQRGTGWFRIDETTQGFKVVTPGLEVTDFGTEFGVVSEPDIPDQVHVFKGRVRAKNLKANDHEEDLVAGDARVSDPAGKLVSTRSRPWDFLVRLPESASDGLIVNGGFESGETPPDSSFGVEATPSNLPGWRFGRRIAVVRANSEGEPGYGTKRITILSSTADKQVAFNVGGHGTPNPNLVRIYQTFTTQPGLEYEVGFEMGGIFFSENPVAITASVHNGTGPGGAVISEHTEQRQPSEGNGYNAPAAFRFKAASANTTLVFTETSASSFRADPVIDNVSVKAVR